The Mycoplasmopsis caviae sequence TATTTGGCTCCACATCGTATTGGTAAGCAAATGAACCAACAAAGTGTAAAATGTCCGCAAATTCTTCAAGCGCTTTATCCTTATCAACTTCCTTGGTTGCCTTTCAATATTTAAAGGTTTGCACTTCATTAGCAAATTCAGCTGTTTCAACAAGTAAAGCAAGTAATTTCATATAGTGAAATTCCCTGATTTTGTTTTTTGAAGCTTTAGCATTGATATCGTTTCTTGCTGTTATTGCTTCATCAAGTTCCTTTTGCATGGTAAAAATTTTTGATAAATTCATGTATCTATTATACAACTTTATATTTTTACTAAAAGGCAAATAAAAAAGCTAAACAGTTTTAGCTAATTATCTGATTCTTCTAATAATTTTAAAGAACGCGAAGCTTCCTTAGCGAGAATGTCTTTTGAATTTAAATATGTTTTTAATATTTGCTTACTTGCTTCAAAATTAAATGCAGAAAGTAAAATTATGAATTTTCAAACAAAAATTTTATTGTTAATATTTTTATCATAAATGTCAATTAATTCATTGAGTAATTTTTCGTTTGCTAATTCTTTTTTATTAAAGCATATTGAACCAATTGAATCGATAACTTCCAATTTTTGCTCACTTGTGCCTAATTTTAGAGTTTCAAGCAATATTGGCAATATAGATGGGTGCATTTTTGCTAGTGATTTAGCAATTATATCCCGTGGGGTAGGATATAATTTTTTTAAGCTAACATATTTAGGTATTTCACTAATTTGGTTTCTTCCAATTTTTCCTAAAAATTCAACCATTTTTTTAGCTGTAAATATGTTACCTGTCTCAAGAGTTTCGCAAATTGCAATCTTTGTATAAAGTTTGTCCTCGATACATAGACGCTTTAACAGAGCATCAACAGATTCTTCATCCATAGGCGATAGATTATAGGCAACCGATGAGCGTACTCATGCATATTCATGATTTAATAATTTTAAAAGTTCATCTTTACTTTTATTTTCAAATTCAGCAATATCTTCACCATCAATATAGCCTCTTGATAATCATTGTTTTTTATTTTCAACTGGTTTCATAAATCCTCATTAAATATTTCAATATGGTTCATCAATATGCACTAATTCAACAGGTATGTCATGGAATTTTTGTTTTAAAATTTCGTAGACATCATCAGCAAACACTTGTTCATCAAGGTGTGGTATTTCAAGAATTTTTGTTCCTGTTTCTTTATATGTAATTCAATCACTTCATTTGATATCACTTGTAACAATTAAGTCATAATTCATTTTAACAATATTATTTATTTCTCTAATATCTCCCGCACCAGAAAGAAAAGCAATTTTACTAATTTGACTGTTTCATAGTCCTTTTGGAAAATTTGTTCTCATAGCATTAAAACCAAAAGCATTCTTAATTTTTGCTACTAAATCATTAAAAGTAGTATCAAATTTAACTAAATTTGGATAGTTGTTAATATAGTTTTGTTTATATTTATCCAAATTTAATTTCTTAATTATCTGGTATGATGTGCCACAAGGTTGATTATCATAATTTGTATGAAATGCTAAGACGTTAATTCTTTTTTCTTTGCAAATTTGATAAATAGCACTTTTATAAGGTGCACTTGCTTCTTCGTCTTTTCAAGTTTCTTCAAATTTAAATGGGTGGTGAGTTAGAATTAAATTAGCATTCATCTCTAGTGCTTTGTTTAAAACTTCATTAGTTAAATCTATTGCACATACTATACCTCTTAATGGTTCAGCAAGGTTGAATTTTAAAGAAAAACCGCTTGGGTCTCATTCTTCTTTAAAACCAAGAGGTCACTTATCTAATAGAAATTTTGTCACTTTTCTAATTTGCATTATTTAATAAAGTCTTTCAAGTGGCGTCCCTTGCGTGTGCTACTTTTAAGTTTTCTTAAAATTTTATTCTCGATTTGGCGAATTCTTTCTTTTGAAACACCTCTTTCTTCAGCTAATTTTTCAAGAGAGTGAATTGGATATTTATTTCCATTTTCATCAATGCCAACTCCATAACGCTTACAGATTAAAATTCTTTCTTCATCGTCAAGTGATTTTTCAAGAATTGAATTAAGTGTTTCAACCAATTCTTCTTGTGAAGCAAAGTCCACCGGATTAACCACGCTTTCATCCTTGACAAAGTCGCTAAATGAAGAATCATTTTCTTTTCCGATTTGTTTATCTAACGAAATGGGATCAATGTTAATTTTTCTAATGTATCTAACTTTATCTGCATCGTAGCCATTACCATATCTTTCTGCAATCATTTCATCAGTAGGTTCATGTCCTAATTCTTGTTGAAGTTCACGTTCAATTTTTGTAATTTTGTTAATAGTTTCTACCATATGAACTGGAACTCTAATAGTTCTAGCTTGGTCAGCAACAGCACGAGTAATCGCTTGTCTAATTCATCAAGTCGCATATGTTGAGAATTTAAAGCCCTTTGATACATTATATTTTGAAACAGCCTTAACTATACCTGAGTTACCTTCTGAAATTAAGTCTATAAAACTTAGTCCTCTATTTTTATATTTTTTAGCATTATTAATAACTAAACGAAGATTACGCTTAATAAGTTTATCTCTTGCACGTTTACCTCTAAAACCGCCTTTTTCCATTTCTTGAGCAAGTTTCTTTTCTTCTTCAATTGTCAAAAGTTTTCCATATTTACCAATTCAACGCATGTATCATTTAACTATATCATTTGTTTCGGTAAGCTTATTTGTAAGATCTTTATCTTTGATAACTTTAGTATCATTTAGGTTAATTTCTTCATCTTCGTAACTTTCTAACTCAAGTGTATCGTCAAGGTTTTTTGATTTACTTTTCTTTGTTTTTTTCTTTTCTTCTACCTCTTCGTAGTATTCATCCTCTTCATCTTCATCATAACTTGTGTCAACATAATCATCTTCAATTATGTATTCTTGGCTCTCATCATCATCGCCATATGAACTTACAAGACTATAACTATCGTCATCATCTTCAAGGTCTTCATCATAAATATTACTTTTTATACTTTTAACTTCTATTTCATCTGTATATTCTTTTTTGTTTCTTGAACTTTCTTCAATTTCAGAGTCAAAATCATCAAGGCTAACATCATCAAGATCACCTTCGTCACTTTCATCTATAATTAAACCTGCTTCAAATAACTGAGCTAGAACTTCGTCCATTGATTCATCATCAATTTCAACTTTAATTGAATCTAGGTATTCATAAACTTCTTCTTGGGTAATTTGCTTCTTTTTTATACTCCTTGTGTGCTTTTTAATCATTGAAACAAATGATTTAATTTCACTTGATTTACTCATGTTTATTCTCCTTTATCTATATATGCATTTTTAACATCATAGTCTGATGACTTTCTTTTTCCAATTTGTCTCATTTTTTTGCTAAAGTCTTCATAAAATTTACTTGACTTGTTTTTTTCATCATTATTATCTTGTGCAATAATCTTAAGTCTTTCTTCATTAGCAGTGTATTCAATGTATGCTTTATCCGATTCATTTATTGCCAATCGATAAACATTTTCAAAATTCGTCTCAATTTCTTCCTTAGTTTTGTAATTTTTGTTAAAACCACTAAGGTCGACATTAATTTCCTTTTTTTCGAGTTCAATAATATACTTTTTTAATATATCATCATTTAATTTGTTTTGTTCTTTTAGCAATTTATAAATTTCGTGTTTTAACTCTTCATCATTAAAGTATGCAAAGAAAAAATCATCATTTTTATTTCTTTCAAACTTTCTAAATAATTTATTTAATTCTGGATAATTGAGCAGAACATAAAAAAGCCGATTAATTAGTTTTCCATCTGGATCAGGAGGAATTCTTTTAGTATTGTTTTTATAATTCGCAATATCATTATTGCGATTGACATGGTTTTGGTATTCTAACTCGTTTTCTAATAGTGGCGGAACATCTTGTTGTGAAAA is a genomic window containing:
- a CDS encoding dUTP diphosphatase, whose translation is MNLSKIFTMQKELDEAITARNDINAKASKNKIREFHYMKLLALLVETAEFANEVQTFKYWKATKEVDKDKALEEFADILHFVGSFAYQYDVEPNINPLIMSRDVNKQICLLFQTISSATNNINKFVIGEILALTLGTAKLLGYTQKDLLEAYYSKNKKNYERIKNKY
- a CDS encoding HEAT repeat domain-containing protein — its product is MKPVENKKQWLSRGYIDGEDIAEFENKSKDELLKLLNHEYAWVRSSVAYNLSPMDEESVDALLKRLCIEDKLYTKIAICETLETGNIFTAKKMVEFLGKIGRNQISEIPKYVSLKKLYPTPRDIIAKSLAKMHPSILPILLETLKLGTSEQKLEVIDSIGSICFNKKELANEKLLNELIDIYDKNINNKIFVWKFIILLSAFNFEASKQILKTYLNSKDILAKEASRSLKLLEESDN
- a CDS encoding Nif3-like dinuclear metal center hexameric protein, translated to MQIRKVTKFLLDKWPLGFKEEWDPSGFSLKFNLAEPLRGIVCAIDLTNEVLNKALEMNANLILTHHPFKFEETWKDEEASAPYKSAIYQICKEKRINVLAFHTNYDNQPCGTSYQIIKKLNLDKYKQNYINNYPNLVKFDTTFNDLVAKIKNAFGFNAMRTNFPKGLWNSQISKIAFLSGAGDIREINNIVKMNYDLIVTSDIKWSDWITYKETGTKILEIPHLDEQVFADDVYEILKQKFHDIPVELVHIDEPYWNI
- a CDS encoding RNA polymerase sigma factor → MSKSSEIKSFVSMIKKHTRSIKKKQITQEEVYEYLDSIKVEIDDESMDEVLAQLFEAGLIIDESDEGDLDDVSLDDFDSEIEESSRNKKEYTDEIEVKSIKSNIYDEDLEDDDDSYSLVSSYGDDDESQEYIIEDDYVDTSYDEDEEDEYYEEVEEKKKTKKSKSKNLDDTLELESYEDEEINLNDTKVIKDKDLTNKLTETNDIVKWYMRWIGKYGKLLTIEEEKKLAQEMEKGGFRGKRARDKLIKRNLRLVINNAKKYKNRGLSFIDLISEGNSGIVKAVSKYNVSKGFKFSTYATWWIRQAITRAVADQARTIRVPVHMVETINKITKIERELQQELGHEPTDEMIAERYGNGYDADKVRYIRKINIDPISLDKQIGKENDSSFSDFVKDESVVNPVDFASQEELVETLNSILEKSLDDEERILICKRYGVGIDENGNKYPIHSLEKLAEERGVSKERIRQIENKILRKLKSSTRKGRHLKDFIK